The region TGGTATAAATCATGATTATCTCATTCAACCTCGTCAAACGACAACAAATTATATTCTTCTCCTAGAAACTGGTTGATAATCATATTATTCAATTTCTGGACAGCATCATTTGTTGGTGTCAAAATAGCTCTTTGTACCATATATGGGGCATCCCAACCATGCAATTCTAAATTAGGAAAAATATGTTGGATTATCACTTGTATGGAATGGTCACCTTCCCATGGGATTGCAATATGTGAAGGTAACCTCGCCATGTCATTTGGTTTGGTAGGTTCAACATCATCACCAATGCGAATAAGAAATTCTGCAAACTCTTGATCATGCAATGATCGCATATTTTGACGCAAATGCAAAATCTTGGTATGATTCCATAAATGAGACTGAACAATACACGCTGAAATCATTTGTGCCTTAGTACCTTTTCTTACAACAGGAAGAACTTGACGAAAATCTCCCCCCATGATCAGAAATTTTCCACCAAATGGAGCATTGTTGCTAGAAAGGTCTTGTAGTGATCGATCTAAGGCTTCCAAAACAATTTTTGTTTGTCATTGGTGCTTCATCCCAAATTATTGCGGCAACAACTCTAATGAGATTTGCAAGATCTTTTTGCTTTTGAATACCACAAATGGAACTCAGTTGTATATCAATAGGTATCTTAAATCATGAGTGTGCAGTCCTACGACCGGGTAACAATGTTGCAGCTATACCAGATGATGCAGTTGCTAATACAATTTCTCCTCTACTTCTTAAACTTGCATTTAATGTTCTATAAAAGAATTTTTTTACCTGTTCCTCCTGGACCATCAACAAAAAATACCCCACTGTGTTTTTGAACAATTACATTCATAATGGTTTTGAATGCAATCATTTGATCATTATTTAACTTAGCAACATATCC is a window of Lathyrus oleraceus cultivar Zhongwan6 chromosome 6, CAAS_Psat_ZW6_1.0, whole genome shotgun sequence DNA encoding:
- the LOC127096164 gene encoding uncharacterized protein LOC127096164, yielding MGGDFRQVLPVVRKGTKAQMISACIVQSHLWNHTKILHLRQNMRSLHDQEFAEFLIRIGDDVEPTKPNDMARLPSHIAIPWEGDHSIQVIIQHIFPNLELHGWDAPYMVQRAILTPTNDAVQKLNNMIINQFLGEEYNLLSFDEVE